AAAACAAATAAAAGATTTGCAGTTAAAGAAGCGGTTTTTCCATTCAATAAATTTCCTGATAGTGATCTTTTACTTGGACCTGAAATGAAATCGACTGGTGAAGTAATGGGGTTTGATGATGATTTTGGTATTGCAATTGCAAAAAGTCAAATTGCTGCATCTAACTCTTTGCCAATCAAAGGTTTGGCTTTTTTATCAGTAAAAGATTCGCACAAACAGGAAGTGGTTGGTTTAGCTCAAAGATTAACAAAACTTGGATTTACGCTTTCTGCAACAAAAGGAACTGCAAAAGTTCTGGAGCAAAATGGAATGAAGTGTAAAAAAATAAACAAAGTTAGCAGTGGCAAACCTCATATTGTTGACATTTTAAATTCAAATAAAATATCGTTAGTCATTAATACCGGTGGTGGAAATAGTGAACATAGAATTAGTGATGCAAGAGCATTAAGAAGAGGGACTTTGGCAAACAAAATTCCTTACTGTACTAATATGTCAACAGCATATGCTTTTATTGAGGCGATTAGGTCACTTAAAACAAAGAAATTAACTGTTAAATCTCTCCAAGATGCCAAAAAATAAAAAAAAAAAAATTAAAGATGAACAATTAAGTGTGCCGAAAATGTTTGCAAAAAAATATATATATTATTATTACGCTTTTTTTTGGTTTTTATTAATAATGGTACTTTTATTAAAGTGAACAAAAGAATAATTTTTTTTGGAGCAATTATATTACTGATAGAGCTATCAGGTCATGGTATTTTTGCTTCGTTATATAGATTATTGATGTCAGCAAACTAAAAGACTTTCCAATCTGTCTTGAAACTTACATAATTAACTTGTAAACACCTTCTCTCTTTTACTATCTCTTTCTTTTCCATTCCATGCCAAGTATTTGGTCCACTTGAAAAAAAATATCCATAATTATCTTTGTATGGAAGTGTTTTTATTTTGTTTAATTTTTCATCATAAAAATCTGTGCCCAAATCTTCGCTTTCATTAAATTTGTTCACAAATAATAAACATGACATTTGTTTCTCTTTAATATCGCAATGAGGCTTTAGCCAAAAACCTTTTCTATCACAAATCACTTCTACTCTAACGTAAGAATTAGATAAATCTTTGTTTATCAAATCTGAAATCATTTTATGTGTATCTTTTGATCTAAGCTCTTCTATCAACTTTGTTAAAAATGGAAATTGTTGTGAATTTTCTTTAGTTACAAAACATCTGAATTTGAGTGCCTTGCCCCCATTTGAAATTCCCTCTCTAAATATTCCTTCTCCACCATCGATGGCTCTTGTACCATCATAATTTAAACTGTGTTTTGTGGGGTCGTCTATATCAGCTGTAATTATCTCTTTAATTTGTTCCTCTGTTAAAGGTTTATCTAATTCCCAATGTTGAAAAGGATCATCAAATTTTTTTGAATTATTTATTACAGAATTTAAAAATGACATTAAATATTTAATCTTTCTTTTATTATTTTAGCAACTCTGTTTGTTTCATCTAATGTTTCATAACTCCAATTTTCATGATTATCATCTAAATTTTTAATAATGTTTAAATCTTTAAATAATTTTCTGAATTTTTGAAATCTTTTATCTTTTCTTTTTGGTAAAATATTGGCCACATATATTGGTTTACCAGTAAGAGCTGCCTCGGAAATCATTGAGCTAGAATCGCATGTAACAACAATAAATTCAGATAATGCTAAGGCTGACAAATATGCTTTTTTATCTACTTGCTCTATTACAGTATGATTTTCACCAAAAAATTCTTTAGCAGACTGTATTGTGTTTTTTGGTGTTCTCATAGAGGGTATCACCACTAATTGGAAGTCCTCTTTTTGAATCAAATTACTCAACTTATTAAATATTTTTTCAATATTTTCTTTTGAATATTCATAATATTTTGTAGGACCACCTAAAATTAATGAAAAGATTTTTCTTTTGTCTGTTTTGATTAATGATTTAAGATATTCAGAATTAGATACAATTTCGGATTTATTTAAATAGTGTATTGCTCCTTTTGTAGAGATGACGTTTGAACCACTAATTTCATCATGCTCAGGTGCAATAATAAAATCAAATAATTTAAAGTTTATTTTAGGGTCCTGGATGTGAATGTTATAAATTTGTTTTCTTGATTTTTGCTTCAAATAAATTGACGGAATTACACTTTTTCTTCCACAGGAAATAATTAAATCAAAGTCAGGTATTTCAAATTCTCTAAAAGAAATATTTGACTTTGGAGTAAGACTTGGTGGAATAAATTTCCAAAAACTTTTAAGTTCAACTTTTCGGTGAGTAAAATTAATATTTAGGGCTTTGGCCAAACCTTCAACCTGGCTTATCATTCCATGCATACCTTCTGTCAACAATAAACCTTTTAATTTCGACATTTATTATTATATAGCTTCCATATGAGTGAAAATCCAACTAAACACACAAAAGTGTTAATAATTGGATCTGGCCCTGCCGGATATACTGCAGCAGTTTATGCTGCAAGAGCAATGCTTAACCCAATATTAGTTCATGGAATTCAGCCAGGTGGACAATTAACAACTACAACTGATGTTGAAAATTATCCAGGTTTTAAAGATGTAATTCAAGGCCCTTGGTTGATGGACCAAATGCGTGGACAAGCTGAAGCTGTTGGGACAGAGATGATTCAAGATCATATAAAATCTGTTGATCTCAAAAAAACACCATTTGTAGCAATTGGAGATAGTGGACAAACTTATACTGCTGACTCTATAATTATATCAACAGGCGCTCAAGCAAGATGGTTACAATTAGACTCCGAGCAAAATTTCAGAGGTTTTGGTGTTTCAGCTTGTGCGACATGTGATGGATTTTTTTTCAAAGATAAAACAGTGGCAGTTGTTGGTGGGGGCAATGCAGCAGTAGAAGAGGCAATGTTTTTAACGAAATTTGCATCTAAGGTTAAATTAATTCATAGACGAGACTCTTTAAGAGCAGAAAAAATGCTTCAGAAAAAATTAATGGAAAACAAAAAAATTGAAATTATTTGGGATTCTGTTGTAGAGGAAGTGTTAGGTGATAAAGAGCCAAAAAATGTAACCGGTCTTAAAATAAAAAATGTAAAATCGAATGATATTAAAGAATTAAAGATTGATGGTCTATTTATTGCTATCGGTCATGATCCTGCTACAGAATTATTCAAAGATCAACTAGAAATGGATAAAGAGGGTTATTTGATAACAAAAGCCGACTCAACTTCAACAAATATTCCTGGAGTTTATGCGGCTGGAGATGTTAAAGATAAAACATTTAGACAAGCGGTAACAGCGGCTGGAATGGGATGTATGGCTGCTTTAGAGGCTGAAAAACATTTATCTCATAGTTAATTAGAAAAAATTTAACTTAAACTCTCACAAAATTCTTTAAGTCTTTTCATTGCAGTTTCTAAATTCTTCATTGATGTAGCATAAGAAATTCTAAAAAAACCATCTAGACCAAATGCCGATCCTTGAACAACAGCTACATTATTATTTTCCAACAAAGACTGAACAAAATCAGTATCATTTTCTAATTTTTTCCCTAATTTATCCTTTTTTCCTAAAAGTGCCTTGCAATTTGGGAAAACATAAAATGCTCCATCAGGTTTAATGCAGCTAATTCCATTAATTTCGTTTAATGAATTCACTACAAAATCTCTTCTTTCTTGAAAAGCCTTAGATCTAATTGATATAAAATCTTGATTACCATTCAAAGCTTCTACTGCCGCCGCTTGACTTATAGAAGATGGATTTGTTGTAGATTGAGATTGAATTTTTGCAATAGCTTTTATCAATTCTTTTGAACCTCCAGCATATCCAATTCTCCACCCTGTCATCGCATAAGATTTACTAACGCCATTCATTGTAACAACTTTATTTTTTAATTCGGGTATCTGTGCCATTGTAAAAAATTTGAAATCTTCATAGACTACATGTTCATAGATATCATCACTTAAAATATTTACGTGAGGATTTCTTTTTAAAACCATTGCTAAATTTTTTATCTCTTGTTCTGAATAGCAAGCGCCTGTTGGATTTGAAGGTGAATTTAAAATTAACCACTTAGTGTTATTGGTTATTGCGCTTTCTAAATCTTTAGCTGTAAGTTTAAATCCTTGATCCTCTGAGCATTCAATTACAACAGGATTTGCTCCAGCCAATAATACTATATCAGGATAGGACACCCAATAGGGCGCTGGAATTATAACCTCATCATCCTTATTTAATGTTGCCATCATTAAATTATAAATTACATGCTTGCCACCAGCACCTACTGTAATTTCATCAGTATTATAGTTTATATTATTTTCTCTCTTAAACTTTTCTGAAATAGCTTTTTTTAATGCTGGTGTTCCATCAACAGCAGTATATTTTGTGTCACCATCTTTTATTGCTTTAATAGCAGCATCCTTTACGTTATCTGGAGTATCAAAATCGGGTTCTCCCGCTCCAAGAGCAATTACATCTTTGCCAGCTGCTTTCAATTCTCTAGCTTTTTGAGTTACTGCAAGCGTGGGTGATGGTTTAATTCTTTTAAGACTGTCTGATATAATGCTCATTGAAATATTATATTATTTTAATACGCTGTTTAATATATGCAAAATACTTATCAAGATTTAATTACAGATATTCAGAGCAAAAATCCTGAAATAAGTGGAAAACTTGAAGGTGGAAAAAAATTCAAAATTAAGTCTGAATTTAAACCTGCAGGAGATCAGCCTGAGGCGATTAAAAGATTAGTTAAAGGTGCAAAAAAAAACGAATTTAACCAAGTATTGCTTGGTGTTACTGGCTCAGGAAAAACTTTTACTATGGCAAAAGTTATCGAAGAAACAAATAGACCTGCATTAATCCTCGCACCAAACAAAACATTAGCAGCTCAACTTTATGGAGAGATGAAAACTTTTTTTCCTAACAATGCCGTTGAATATTTTGTTTCATATTATGATTACTACACACCAGAAGCTTATGTTCCAAGATCAGACACATACATTGAAAAAGAAGCATCCATCAATGAACAAATAGATAGAATGAGGCACTCTGCAACAAGATCGTTGTTAGAAAGAGACGATGTTTTAATTGTTGCAAGTGTGTCATGTATATACGGACTTGGTTCTGTTGAGGCATATAGTAAAATGACTTTAACACTTCAAAAAAATTATGAATACAATAGAGAGCAAATCATAAAATCTTTAGTTGCTTTACAATATAAAAGAAATGATCAGAATTTTTTTAGAGGAACTTTTAGAGCTAGAGGTGAGAATTTAGAGATTTTTCCCTCACATTTAGAGGATAGAGCTTGGAGATTAAGTTTATTTGGAGATAAACTAGAGCAAATAGAAGAATTTGATCCTTTAACTGGGGATACTGTAAGAGAACTAAATCTAGTAAAAGTTTACGCAAACAGTCATTACATAACTCCAAAACCAACTATAGAACAAGCGGTTATAAATATCAGGAAAGAATTAGAAATTACTCTAAAAAAACACAAAGCAGAAAATAAATTGCTTGAGGCACAAAGGTTGGAGGAAAGAACAAAATTTGATCTTGAAATGATTGAGGCTACCGGATCTTGCGCAGGAATTGAAAACTACTCAAGATTTTTATCTGGAAGAAGGCCTGGGGAACCCCCACCAACACTTTTTGAGTATTTTCCAGATAACACTTTAGTTTTTGTTGACGAGTCTCATGTTACTGTTCCTCAACTAAATGGGATGTTTAAGGGGGATAGATCAAGGAAAAGCACTTTGGCTGAATATGGTTTTAGACTTCCATCATGCATGGATAATAGACCACTTAAATTTGAAGAATGGGATTTAATGAGAACCCAAACAGTATTTGTATCTGCAACTCCAGGACCATGGGAACTAGAGCAAACTAAAGGTCAATTCATAGATCAAGTGATAAGACCTACGGGATTAATAGATCCTGAAGTAGAAATAAGGCCTGCTAAAAATCAGGTCGATGACTTAATGCATGAATGCAAAAAGGTTATTGAAAATAATTTTAGAGTTTTGGTCACAACTCTTACAAAAAAAATGGCAGAAGACTTAACAGAATATTTACACGAAAATGGAGTAAAAGTAAGATATCTGCATTCCGATATAGACACACTGGAAAGAATAGAAATTATGCGAGATCTTAGAATGGGTGTATTTGATGTTTTGGTCGGTATAAATTTATTGAGAGAAGGTTTAGATATTCCTGAATGTGCATTAGTAGGTATTTTAGATGCTGACAAGGAAGGTTTTTTAAGATCAGAGACCTCTCTAATTCAAACTATAGGAAGAGCCGCAAGGAATGTAGAAGGTAAAGTAATTTTATATGCAGATAAGGAGACAAAAAGTATAAAAAAAGCAATCAAAGAAACAGAAAGAAGAAGGCAAATTCAAATTGATTATAATAAGAAAAATAAAATTGATGCGAAATCAGTTAAAAAAGAAATCAGTGATATTTTAGAAAGTGTCTATGAAAAAGATTACGTAAAAATAAGTGAAGGATCAAATATTGGGGGAAATCTTAAAAAACATCTTAAAGCTTTAGATAAAAAAATGAAGGATGCAGCATCGAATTTAGAATTTGAGGAAGCGGCTAAAATTAGGGATGAAATAAGGAAACTTGAGAGCACTGAACTTGAAATAACTTTAAATCCTAAGATTAGACAGTACGATGTTAAAAATAAGCTATATCCAAAAGGTAGATCCACTATGGGAATGCCAGGTACAAAAGTTACTAAAAAAAGAGATAAAAAATGGAAGCACGTAAGATCATAATCACTGGTGGAGCCACAAGAATTGGGGCAGCCATTGCAAAAAAATTATCTGGTAAAGGAATAGAAATTTTAATTCATTACAACAAATCAAAATCAAAGGCGGAAAACCTAAAAAAAGAATTACAAATAAAGGGTTCAAAAGTTTTTTTGGTAAGAGGTGATCTAAGTAAAGAAAATGACGTAAATAAAATAATAAAATTTGCTAAATCTAAATTAAAATTCTTTGACTGCCTTATTAACAATGCTTCACTATTCGAAAATGATAAAATTGAAAATTTTACAACTGATAGTTGGGGAAAACATCTAAGAACTAATTTAAGAACGCCCGCACTTTTATCAAAAGCGTTTGCAAGAAATATAAAAGGTAAAAATAACAACATAATTAACATTATTGATCAAAGAGTTTTTAAGCTAACTCCATTTTTTTTCTCTTATACTATAAGTAAGACAGGACTTTATACCCTTACCAAAACAAGTGCTATGAGTCTTGCACCAAATATTAGAGTAAATGGTATTGCACCAGGTCCAACTTTAAAAAATAAAAGACAATCTGAAAAACATTTTAAAAAGCAATACATGGCGACACCTCTTAAAAGGAAAGTAGATGTTGAGCAAATATGTAGTGCTGTTGACTTTTTTATTAAAAATAGATCTATTACAGGACAAGTAATTTCTATTGACAGTGGTCAAAGTTTAAACTGGCAGACACCTGACATAATGGGTGGAAAGGAATAAAAAATTTAAATTAATGAAAAAAAATAATCTAAAGGTCATTAAGATAAATAAAACTAAAAGCTTATTTAATTACGAAAAAAAAGTTTTAATTAAGGAATTAGTGCTAGGATTAAAACTTGGATATTTTGATTTTGAAAAGGAAAAACCCCAAAAAGTAAAATTTAATTTAGAGGTAAATTATCAAGATAAACAACCCTCGAACGACAAAGATATTAAATCTATAGTTAATTATGCCAAGATAGTCAGATTAATAAAAAAATTAGTAAAAAATAAACATTACAATTTTCTTGAAACATTGGCAGAAGATGTTTTTGATGAGCTATTCAAAGATAAGAGAATAGATAAAATTGCTCTTCAAATTGAAAAGTTAGAAATAATGAAGGATTGCAGCTCAGTTGGGATCCAAATTTCTAAAAAAAGAAGCCATGATCAGCTCTGATATAGGCAAAGAAGTAATAAAAAAAGAATTACCCTTAGTTCCTAAGCTGCCAGGTGTTTATCGAATGTTAAATTCTAAAGGTGACATCCTTTATGTTGGTAAAGCAAAAAACCTTCCCAACAGATTGAAAAGTTATGTTTCAGAAAAAAATCATATCATTAGAACAGAGAGGATGCTCTCTCAAACAAAAAGGCTAGAAATCACAACTACTTCAAATGAGAGTGAAGCTTTGCTTTTAGAGGCAAATTTAATTAAAAAATTCAAACCAAAATTTAATATTTTATTAAGAGATGATAAATCGTTTCCTTTTATTTTTATAGGTAACAAGGATAAATGGCCACAAATTAAAAGACACCGAGGAAAAAAAAGTAAAGATGGATTTTACTTTGGACCATTTGCATCTGCTGGATCTGCAAATTGGACTATAAAAATGATTCAAAAAATATTTCATCTAAGAATTTGTGATGATACTGTTTTCAAAAAAAGAGAGAGACCTTGCATACTTTATCAAATTAAAAGATGCTCCGGCCCGTGTGTTGGTTACGTAGAAGAAGGAGATTATAAGCAGACCGTAGACGATGCAATTGAGTTCGT
The Candidatus Pelagibacter sp. RS40 DNA segment above includes these coding regions:
- a CDS encoding mitochondrial fission ELM1 family protein; its protein translation is MSKLKGLLLTEGMHGMISQVEGLAKALNINFTHRKVELKSFWKFIPPSLTPKSNISFREFEIPDFDLIISCGRKSVIPSIYLKQKSRKQIYNIHIQDPKINFKLFDFIIAPEHDEISGSNVISTKGAIHYLNKSEIVSNSEYLKSLIKTDKRKIFSLILGGPTKYYEYSKENIEKIFNKLSNLIQKEDFQLVVIPSMRTPKNTIQSAKEFFGENHTVIEQVDKKAYLSALALSEFIVVTCDSSSMISEAALTGKPIYVANILPKRKDKRFQKFRKLFKDLNIIKNLDDNHENWSYETLDETNRVAKIIKERLNI
- the trxB gene encoding thioredoxin-disulfide reductase, with protein sequence MSENPTKHTKVLIIGSGPAGYTAAVYAARAMLNPILVHGIQPGGQLTTTTDVENYPGFKDVIQGPWLMDQMRGQAEAVGTEMIQDHIKSVDLKKTPFVAIGDSGQTYTADSIIISTGAQARWLQLDSEQNFRGFGVSACATCDGFFFKDKTVAVVGGGNAAVEEAMFLTKFASKVKLIHRRDSLRAEKMLQKKLMENKKIEIIWDSVVEEVLGDKEPKNVTGLKIKNVKSNDIKELKIDGLFIAIGHDPATELFKDQLEMDKEGYLITKADSTSTNIPGVYAAGDVKDKTFRQAVTAAGMGCMAALEAEKHLSHS
- a CDS encoding pyridoxal phosphate-dependent aminotransferase, producing the protein MSIISDSLKRIKPSPTLAVTQKARELKAAGKDVIALGAGEPDFDTPDNVKDAAIKAIKDGDTKYTAVDGTPALKKAISEKFKRENNINYNTDEITVGAGGKHVIYNLMMATLNKDDEVIIPAPYWVSYPDIVLLAGANPVVIECSEDQGFKLTAKDLESAITNNTKWLILNSPSNPTGACYSEQEIKNLAMVLKRNPHVNILSDDIYEHVVYEDFKFFTMAQIPELKNKVVTMNGVSKSYAMTGWRIGYAGGSKELIKAIAKIQSQSTTNPSSISQAAAVEALNGNQDFISIRSKAFQERRDFVVNSLNEINGISCIKPDGAFYVFPNCKALLGKKDKLGKKLENDTDFVQSLLENNNVAVVQGSAFGLDGFFRISYATSMKNLETAMKRLKEFCESLS
- the uvrB gene encoding excinuclease ABC subunit UvrB, translating into MQNTYQDLITDIQSKNPEISGKLEGGKKFKIKSEFKPAGDQPEAIKRLVKGAKKNEFNQVLLGVTGSGKTFTMAKVIEETNRPALILAPNKTLAAQLYGEMKTFFPNNAVEYFVSYYDYYTPEAYVPRSDTYIEKEASINEQIDRMRHSATRSLLERDDVLIVASVSCIYGLGSVEAYSKMTLTLQKNYEYNREQIIKSLVALQYKRNDQNFFRGTFRARGENLEIFPSHLEDRAWRLSLFGDKLEQIEEFDPLTGDTVRELNLVKVYANSHYITPKPTIEQAVINIRKELEITLKKHKAENKLLEAQRLEERTKFDLEMIEATGSCAGIENYSRFLSGRRPGEPPPTLFEYFPDNTLVFVDESHVTVPQLNGMFKGDRSRKSTLAEYGFRLPSCMDNRPLKFEEWDLMRTQTVFVSATPGPWELEQTKGQFIDQVIRPTGLIDPEVEIRPAKNQVDDLMHECKKVIENNFRVLVTTLTKKMAEDLTEYLHENGVKVRYLHSDIDTLERIEIMRDLRMGVFDVLVGINLLREGLDIPECALVGILDADKEGFLRSETSLIQTIGRAARNVEGKVILYADKETKSIKKAIKETERRRQIQIDYNKKNKIDAKSVKKEISDILESVYEKDYVKISEGSNIGGNLKKHLKALDKKMKDAASNLEFEEAAKIRDEIRKLESTELEITLNPKIRQYDVKNKLYPKGRSTMGMPGTKVTKKRDKKWKHVRS
- a CDS encoding SDR family oxidoreductase; translation: MEARKIIITGGATRIGAAIAKKLSGKGIEILIHYNKSKSKAENLKKELQIKGSKVFLVRGDLSKENDVNKIIKFAKSKLKFFDCLINNASLFENDKIENFTTDSWGKHLRTNLRTPALLSKAFARNIKGKNNNIINIIDQRVFKLTPFFFSYTISKTGLYTLTKTSAMSLAPNIRVNGIAPGPTLKNKRQSEKHFKKQYMATPLKRKVDVEQICSAVDFFIKNRSITGQVISIDSGQSLNWQTPDIMGGKE
- a CDS encoding dihydroneopterin aldolase, producing MKKNNLKVIKINKTKSLFNYEKKVLIKELVLGLKLGYFDFEKEKPQKVKFNLEVNYQDKQPSNDKDIKSIVNYAKIVRLIKKLVKNKHYNFLETLAEDVFDELFKDKRIDKIALQIEKLEIMKDCSSVGIQISKKRSHDQL